The Pandoraea apista genomic interval CGAGGTGGGCTTCCGGCTCATCGAGGTGCTGACGGAAGCATCGAACGCGATGATGCTGCGCGACCTCGCACACGCGGCCGGCATGAACCCCGCCAAAGCGCACCGGTATCTCGTGAGCTTTCAAAGACTCGGCCTCATCGTGCAAGATCCGGTGAGCGGACGCTACGATCTCGGCCCGTTCACACTGCGCATGGGCCTCGCGCACCTCGCCCGCATCGACGCCTTCAAGGCCGCCCGCTTCGCGCTGTCCGAGTTGCGCGACGCCATCGACCAGACCGTGGGCCTCGCCGTCTGGGGCAATCAGGGGCCAACGGTCGTGCATTGGCTGGATTCGACGTTTCCAATGCGCGTGCCCTTACGGCTGGGCGACGTGATGCCCATGCTGGAATCGGCCGCCGGACGCCTGTTCGCCGCCTATCTGCCCGAACGCCAGACAGCACCACTCATCAACGCCGCCCTCGCAGCCTTGCAACACGCGTCGCGCCATCACCTGCCCGCCACGCGCGCCCAGTACGACGCCGTGCTCGACGACGTGCGTGCGCACCGGGCGGCGCGCGTGGAAGGCACGGTGCTGCCGTCGGTCAATGCGTTCTGCATGCCGGTGTTCGATGCTACGGGCCAACTGGTGATGGGCCTCATGGCGTTAGGTCCGGAAAGCCGGTTCGACGCCAGTTGGGGCGGCCCGATCGACACCGCCCTGCGCACCCTCGCCCAGCAACTCTCGGCCGATCTCGGTCACTCGCACGCCCCGGGCGCCAAGCCTTGACTGGCGGGGCTGCCAGGCACGGACATGACACGGCGGGGGAGGCGTTGCGGTGTCATGAACGGCCCTTCGCACGATCTGTCGAACCGACATTCATCGCAATGTGCGATCCTGATGCCCTGACGTTCCGGCCTATCGATTCCCGTGTTTTCGCGCGCCCCTCGCCCATCTCGTACTGCTCGCCAAACAGCGCCTAACGTGCCCCCGGCTCTCAACGATTCCACCGACGCTGTTTCGACACCCCCCGGCCCAACGCCACCGGTCTCGCGCCGTGGCTGGGTCGTATGGGTGAGCGTGCTCGTCACGGTGTTCGTCGCGCATGTGCTGATCGCGTTGTGGGTCGCCAGTCACCGCACTACACTCGACGAGACGCCGATCCCCGAAATTCCGATCACGCTGATCCCCCTTAAACCGGTCGCGCCACCCGCGCCCCCGGCTCCGCCCGTGCCCAAACCGGCGGTGAAGCAAAGTCCGCGCAAACCGGTCGCGCCCTCACGGCCCGACACGCTCGCAGCCCCCGCCACGGCCGACACCCCGGGGCCACAAGCCGCCTCGGAAACCGTTGCCGGTGACGGAAATACGCCGGGCGCCCCGGCCAGTCAGGCGCAGGCGGCCCCCCCGGCAGGGCCGCCGCTGACAGCCGCCGCCGCCAATGGCGACAAATTCGACCCGCCGCCATCTGTCACGCTAACTTACGACGCCCTGATGAACGGCGTGCGCAACCAGACCGGCGAGATGCAGTGGGTAAACGAAAATGGCCATTACCGCTTGCGTGTGGCCGTGCCGATCATCTTTCTCGGCACCTTCGAATTCATCAGCGAAGGCGGTTTCGACGTGAATGGCATTGCGCCATCCCGTTATGTGGAAAAACGCGGGCGTCGGGCCGAATACATCACGGACTTCCATCGGGATGCCCCCCCAACCCTCACGTTCACGCGCTCAGGCCAGTCGTTGCCACTGGCCCCCGGCGCGCAAGACCGGTTCAGCGTGATGATGCAACTCGCAAGCTACGCGCGAGGGAATCCGGAACGCTATACGCAAGTAGGGGTGACCCACGAGTTCACGGTCGTCGACACGGACAGCAGCGAGGTCTGGCCGGTGCAGTACGTTGGCGTGGAGACGCTGCGCACCCCTCATGGTTACGTAGAGACTCGCCATTTCACGCGATTGCCTCGCAAGGCCGGAGACGAACGGCGTGTCGATATCTGGCTCGCGCCGTCGCTCGACTGGCTGCCTGTGCGGGTGAAGCAGACCGAGCCTTCGGGCAACGAGTTCGAGTTGATCTTCTCGCAGAAATCCGCCCCATGAGCCGCCGTCGCGACGAGAAATCGATTCGTTAGATTGTCGAGCGATGTAGCGTTCATGCGGGACTTCGGGAAAGTGTTGCCCCACTACTACGATTCGCTCAGCACAAGTCGAAGGTTCCTGACATAATCAGAATCATCCCACTGCATCGACGCCACAACGTTAGCAGACGCAACGCCCGAGATGGGGGAGGCCGCTCACCATGAAGGTCAGTGCCAACGGTGCATCGATTCATTACGCAGTGGACGGCCACGGTCCGTGGCTGACACTGGCGCATCCGTTGGGTGCGGATCTCACGGTATGGGACGATCTCGTACCCGATCTGGCTGCGCACTTCCGGGTGCTGCGCTACGACAGTCGCGGTCATGGCGGCAGCGACGTTCCGCGTGGCCCGTACACCATCGGGCAGTTGGCGGCCGACGCGACCGCCCTGCTCAGTTCGCTGGAAATCCCGAGAACGCACTTCGTCGGCATTTCGATGGGCGGTGCTGTCGCGCAGCAAGTGGCGCTCGACGCTCCCGAGCGCATCGCCAGCCTTGCGCTGATCGACACCACCGGTGGCTACGACCACGCCGATGCGAAGGTATTTCTCGAACGCGCCGCCTATGCGCGCGAGCATGGGATGAAGACACTTGCCAACGGCACGCTGGAACGCTGGCTCGGCGAACGCTTCCGCAAACGCCACCCGGAAAAGGCCGAGCGCATTCGGGCACTCGTGGCACGCGCGCACCCGGAAGGCTTCGCCGCTTCGTGCGAAGCGTTGGCTGCGTTCGATCTGCGCCCACGCTTGGCGGAGATCGAAGCGCCCACACTGGTACTCGTCGGGGAAAACGACCCCTCGACCCCGCCAGCCGTGGCTCGCCGTCTGGCCAGCGGCATTGCGGGCGCCCGGCTGGAAATCGTGCCGGACGCCGCACATCTGTCGATCGTCGAGCAGAAACAGTTCGTAACCAATGCCGTTGCAACATTTTTGCAAGGAGCCGCCTCTAACGTCTGAACCCTGCAATCTGCGGGACCTGAAAACGGGACCTTTGACAAGGAGGGCAAAAAACCATTGAATTCGTCAGCCGGTGTGCCGATAAGCGAATCATGGGGCAGTGCCTCTTGAAATCGCGCCGCGTCGCCCCTATGTGGGTTATCAAGGACCATGCAGGAACACCAGGAGAGTTGCCATGCTCATGATTTACAACAGCCCAAACTACTGTGTCGTTGAGTTTTCCGCCGATAACGGCAATCACGCGCTGTCTGCCGGTGGCTATGAAATCGTGGACAAAACCGCTGGCCGCGAGATTTTCCTCGACGGCACGCTTGCCCGGCAATTCCGTGAAGAAGTACAGAAGCTGATCGCTTCCGAGCCCTCCGAGGACGAAGTCGACGAATTTCTCGGTCAGTTCGATAACTTCATGACGAATCCGGTCGTGCTCCACTGATACAAACACCGTACGCGGTGCCGCCACACGAAAAACCCTCGTCGTCGCGAGGGTTTTTTCATGAGGCACGGGCCTGACGCAATGTCAGGCTTTGACTTCCCGCCCGACGCCCGGACCTGACTGTCGTCCGTCGTGTGCCGTTCTCAGCACTGCTCCCACGGCAGCCCATCGAAGCGCCAGCCGTTGACGGCGTTGCGGTGATGGACCGCGTCCAGATCGCCCTCGAAGCCGTGCAACACCCCGTAGACATTGCGAAAGCCCGCCGCCTCGAGGGCTTCACCGGCGGCCGCACTGCGATTGCCGCTGCGGCAGATCAACAGCACCGGGCGCTCGCCGCCCGCCCCGGCGAGCTTGCGCACGCTCGGCACGAAGTGGGGATTGATTTCCCAGTCCGGGCCGTCGTTCCAGGCCACATGGATCGCCCCGGCCGGGTGGCCCACAAACAGGTATTCCATCTCGCTTCGGCAGTCGACGAACAGCGCGTTGGCGTTGGCTTGCAGAAACTGATGTGCGGCGCTCGGGAGCAGGAATTCCATATCTTCGGAAAAGAGGTTGAAAACAAGGCGGCTGAGGCTTCGCTTCTCAGCACCCGGTGCGGCCCGGCGGGCAACGGCGCGCGGGCGACAGGCACGAAAACCATTACAATTATAGGTTTTCCGGCTACTCCAAGGCGACGTCCGTCATGACCACCGCAACCGCTTCCGCCGCCAATGCCCAAACGGGGACCGCACCGGCCACGGCTCAGGCCCCTGTGCAGACCCGCTATACGCGCGGTCAGGCGCTGCCTGCGCTGCTTGAATCCCGCATTCTGATTCTGGACGGCGCCATGGGGACGATGATCCAGCAGTACAAGCTGGACGAAGCACAGTACCGCGGTACGCGCTTCGCGGACTTCGCACACGACGTCAAGGGCAACAACGAGTTGCTCTCGCTCACTCGCCCCGACGTTATCGGCGAAATCCACCGCAAATACCTCGCGGCGGGTGCCGATATCATCGAGACGAATACGTTCGGGGCGACGACGATCGCGCAGAGCGACTATCACATGGAAGCGCTGGCCGACGAGATGAACCGCGAGTCGGCACGACTGGCGCGAGACGCCTGCGAGGCGTTCAGCACGCCCGAGAAGCCGCGCTTCGCCGCCGGCGCCATCGGCCCGACGCCCAAGACGGCAAGCATCAGCCCGGATGTGAACGACCCGGGCGCACGCAACGTCGACTTCGACCAACTGCGCGACGCCTATTACGCACAAGCCAAATCGCTGCTCGAAGGCGGGGTCGATCTGTTTCTCGTCGAAACGATCTTCGATACGCTCAACGCCAAGGCCGCCCTCTTCGCCATCGACGAGCTGTTCGAAGATACCGGCGAAGTGCTGCCGATCATGATTTCGGGCACCGTCACCGACGCCTCCGGCCGCATTCTGTCCGGCCAGACGGTCGAGGCGTTCTGGAATTCGCTGCGTCACGCACGTCCGCTCACGTTCGGTCTGAACTGCGCGCTCGGTGCAACGCTGATGCGTCCGTATATCGCCGAACTGGCCAAGCTGTGCAACACGTATGTGTCGGTCTACCCGAACGCCGGTCTGCCCAACCCGATGAGCGATACCGGCTTCGACGAAACGCCTGACGTGACCTCGGGCCTGCTCAAAGAGTTTGCCCAGGCCGGCCTCGTGAATCTCGCCGGCGGTTGCTGCGGCACGACCCCCGAACACATTGCCGAAATCGCGAAAGCGCTGGCCAACGTGAAGCCGCGCCGCTGGCCCTCGCAGTACCGCAATGCCGGTGGCGACAGCGCACTCGACGCCTCGCTCGACCAATAACGCGGCGACCGCAGCACGAAGCCAACCAGAGACTGATTGCAGACGCCCGGCGCACCGCCAACGCCCCCACGCGATCGCCACGACAGGCGCGCCAACCACTGAACGGATTGCCCCATGAGCCAAACGCCCTTCCCAACGCCTGTTGAACCAGTGCCGCCGATGCGCCTGTCCGGCCTCGAGCCCTTCAACATTGGCGAGGGTACGCTCTTCGTGAACGTCGGCGAGCGCACCAACGTCACGGGCTCGAAAGCGTTCGCCCGCATGATCCTGAACGGCCAGTTCGACGAAGCGCTCGCGGTTGCCCGCCAGCAGGTCGAAAACGGCGCGCAGGTCATCGACATCAACATGGACGAGGCCATGCTCGACTCCAAGGCGGCGATGGTGCGCTTCATGAACCTGATCGCCTCCGAGCCGGACATCGCACGCGTGCCGATCATGATCGACTCGTCGAAGTGGGAAGTGATCGAGGCCGGGCTGAAGTGTGTCCAGGGCAAGGCCATCGTCAACTCGATCTCGCTCAAGGAGGGCAAGGAAGCGTTCGTGCATCACGCCAAGCGCATTCGCCGCTATGGCGCCGCCGCCGTGGTCATGGCCTTCGACGAACAAGGGCAGGCCGACACGTACGCGCGCAAGACCGAGATCTGCGAGCGCAGCTACCGCGTGCTGGTCGACGAGGTGGGTTTCCCGCCCGAGGACATCATCTTCGATCCGAACATCTTCGCAGTCGCCACCGGCATCGAAGAGCACAACAACTACGCGGTCGACTTCATCAACGCCACGCGCTGGATCAAGCAACACCTGCCCGGCGCGAAGATCAGCGGCGGCGTGTCGAACGTCTCGTTCTCGTTCCGTGGCAACGACCTCGTGCGCGAAGCGATTCACACCGTGTTCCTGTACCACGCGATTCAGGCGGGCATGGACATGGGCATTGTCAACGCCGGCCAGCTCGGCGTGTACGAGAACCTCGATCCCGAGTTGCGTGAGCGCGTCGAAGACGTGGTGCTCAACCGCCGCGAGGACAGCACCGAACGTCTGCTGGAGATCGCCGACCGCTTCAAGGGCGGCGCGCAAAAGCGCGAAGAGAATCTGGAATGGCGCAATCAGCCGGTCGAAGCGCGTCTCGCGCATGCGCTGGTGCATGGCATCACCACGTTCATCGTGGAAGACACCGAGGAAGTGCGTCAGAAGATTCACGACGCGGGCGGCCGTCCGATTCAGGTGATCGAAGGCCCGCTCATGGACGGCATGAATGTCGTGGGCGATCTGTTCGGCGCAGGCAAGATGTTCCTGCCGCAGGTCGTGAAGAGCGCGCGCGTGATGAAGCAGGCCGTAGCGCATCTGGTGCCCTACATCGAGGAAGAAAAGGCGCGCATGGCCGCAGCCGGCGAAGATGTTCGCTCGAAGGGCAAGATCGTGATCGCCACGGTCAAGGGCGATGTGCACGACATCGGCAAGAACATCGTGACCGTGGTGCTTCAGTGCAATAACTTCGAAGTCGTCAATATGGGCGTGATGGTGCCGTGCGCCGAGATCCTCGCCAAGGCGAAGGAAGAAGGCGCGGACATCATCGGCCTGTCGGGCCTCATTACGCCGAGTCTCGAAGAGATGGCGTACGTGGCCTCGGAAATGCAGCGCGACGAGTACTTCCGCCTGCGCAACATTCCGCTGCTGATCGGCGGCGCCACGACCTCGCGCGTGCATACCGCCGTGAAGATCGCGCCGCACTACGATGGCCCTGTGATCTACGTACCCGACGCGTCGCGCTCGGTGTCGGTCGCCTCGAACCTTCTCTCCGACGATGCCGCCGAGCGCTACCTCGCCGAGGTCAAAACGGATTACGAGCGCGTGCGTCAGCAGCATGCGAACCGCAAGGCCACGCCGATGGTCTCGCTCGCGGCCGCCCGTGAGAACAAGTTCAAGGTCGATTGGTCGACCTACGTGCCGCCCAAGCCGAAGTTCATCGGCCGCCGCGTGTTCAAGAATTACGATCTGGCCGAATTGGCGGAGTTCATCGACTGGGGCCCGTTCTTCCAGACGTGGGACCTCGCAGGCCCCTACCCCGCGATTCTGACCGACGAGATCGTCGGCGAGTCGGCCCAGCGTGTCTTCGCCGACGGCCGGGCCATGCTCGATCGCCTGATCAAGGGGCGCTGGCTGACCGCCAACGGCGTGATCGCGATGCTGCCCGCCAATGTGGTCGGCGACGACGACATCGAGATCTATACCGACGAATCGCGTTCGGAAGTGGCCTTTACGTGGCATAACCTGCGCCAGCAAAGCGAGCGTCCGGTCGTAGACGGTGTTCGCCGCCCGAACCGCTCGCTGGCCGACTTCATCGCCCCCAAGGACAGTGGCGTTGCCGACTATATCGGCGTGTTCGCGGTCACGGCAGGGCTTGGCGTCGACGCCAAGGAAGCCAGTTTCCTGGCAACGCACGACGATTACAGCGCGATCATGCTCAAAGCGCTGGCCGACCGTCTGGCCGAGGCGTTCGCCGAATGCATGCACGCGCGCGTGCGCCGCGACTTCTGGGGCTACGCCAGCGACGAGCAGTTGGATAACGACGCCCTCATCAAGGAAGCGTACGTCGGCATTCGCCCGGCACCGGGCTATCCGGCCTGCCCGGAGCACTCCGTCAAAGGTCCGATGTTCAAGTACCTGCAAGCCCACGAGATCAACATGAGCGTGACGGAATCGCTCGCCATGCTCCCTGCGGCAAGCGTCTCGGGCTTCTATCTGTCGCATCCGGACAGCACGTACTTCAGTGTCGGCAAGATCGGTCCCGATCAGGTCGAAGACTTCATGGAGCGTGCCAACGTGGACGAGGCGACCGCACGGCGTCTGCTCGCACCGCAACTGTCTTAGGAACCCGCTGTAAACGCGATCCGGCGCCCGGCATGACTACCGCGCGCCGGATCGGGATGCCATAATCGCGGCGGCGCACCGGCGCGGCAATGGCAGCAATTCGACGGGCGGCGGGGCAGACACCTCGACGTCTGACGTCTCCGGTGTCATGTGCCTGTCGCAACCGAAGCGTAGTGTCCCGCCCGACCGGGCTGATCCGATCGATTTGATCGATCCGACAGATCCAACCGATTGAATTGCCGGCCTCCGGCCCGCAGCCATTTGCCGGTTGGCTCACTTCGAGACGTTCCATGCACGCACTGCAAAGCATCCAGAATTTTCAGCTCCTCCCGCTGCTGAACACGGCGGTCTCGCTGTTCGTCGCGTTCGTGCTCGGCACGATCATCGGCGTGGAGCGGCAAGTCCGCCAACGCACGGCCGGCCTGCGAACCAACGTGCTCGTGGCCGTGGGCGCGGCCGCGTTCGTCGACCTGTCGATGCGACTCATGCCCGGCGATACCCGCGTGATTGCCTATGTGGTGTCGGGCGTCGGCTTCCTCGGCGCGGGCGCGATCATGAAGGACGGCGCTTCGGTGCGTGGCCTGAATACTGCCGCCACGCTCTGGGGCTCGGCCGCCGTGGGCGCTGCCGCCGGGGCCAGCCTGATCGTCGAAGCCTGTGTCGTGGCCGCGTTCGTGCTGGCCGCCAATACGTTGCTGCGCCCTATCGTGAATCGCATCAACCGCGCCCCGATCAACGAAGCCACGTCCGAGGCGACTTACGCGCTGTCCGTCATCTGTGCCCGCACTACGCAGCGCGACGTGCTCGACAAGGTAGAGGCCTGGCTCGAGGCGTCGAACTATCCGGTGCGCGCGCTCGACATTCATCCCTTCGGCGAAGCGGAAGTCGAAATCGAAGCGCTGCTGCTGCCCACAGCGGTCAAGGCGGGGGAACTCGACGCGCTCACCGATCATCTCGAAATGCTGCCCGGCGTCAATCAGGTGTTCTGGTCAAGCCGTTCGGATGACTAAGTAAAAAGCTGAATTACAAACGATTACAAAGCCTTACAGCACCGCACGCTTCGGCTTCTTAGACTGGAATCTCAC includes:
- a CDS encoding IclR family transcriptional regulator, yielding MTVPEQDNKIENDENTAAPDEEKTRSGIQSIEVGFRLIEVLTEASNAMMLRDLAHAAGMNPAKAHRYLVSFQRLGLIVQDPVSGRYDLGPFTLRMGLAHLARIDAFKAARFALSELRDAIDQTVGLAVWGNQGPTVVHWLDSTFPMRVPLRLGDVMPMLESAAGRLFAAYLPERQTAPLINAALAALQHASRHHLPATRAQYDAVLDDVRAHRAARVEGTVLPSVNAFCMPVFDATGQLVMGLMALGPESRFDASWGGPIDTALRTLAQQLSADLGHSHAPGAKP
- a CDS encoding DUF3108 domain-containing protein — protein: MPPALNDSTDAVSTPPGPTPPVSRRGWVVWVSVLVTVFVAHVLIALWVASHRTTLDETPIPEIPITLIPLKPVAPPAPPAPPVPKPAVKQSPRKPVAPSRPDTLAAPATADTPGPQAASETVAGDGNTPGAPASQAQAAPPAGPPLTAAAANGDKFDPPPSVTLTYDALMNGVRNQTGEMQWVNENGHYRLRVAVPIIFLGTFEFISEGGFDVNGIAPSRYVEKRGRRAEYITDFHRDAPPTLTFTRSGQSLPLAPGAQDRFSVMMQLASYARGNPERYTQVGVTHEFTVVDTDSSEVWPVQYVGVETLRTPHGYVETRHFTRLPRKAGDERRVDIWLAPSLDWLPVRVKQTEPSGNEFELIFSQKSAP
- a CDS encoding alpha/beta fold hydrolase; translation: MKVSANGASIHYAVDGHGPWLTLAHPLGADLTVWDDLVPDLAAHFRVLRYDSRGHGGSDVPRGPYTIGQLAADATALLSSLEIPRTHFVGISMGGAVAQQVALDAPERIASLALIDTTGGYDHADAKVFLERAAYAREHGMKTLANGTLERWLGERFRKRHPEKAERIRALVARAHPEGFAASCEALAAFDLRPRLAEIEAPTLVLVGENDPSTPPAVARRLASGIAGARLEIVPDAAHLSIVEQKQFVTNAVATFLQGAASNV
- a CDS encoding DUF3567 domain-containing protein, with translation MLMIYNSPNYCVVEFSADNGNHALSAGGYEIVDKTAGREIFLDGTLARQFREEVQKLIASEPSEDEVDEFLGQFDNFMTNPVVLH
- a CDS encoding rhodanese-like domain-containing protein, encoding MEFLLPSAAHQFLQANANALFVDCRSEMEYLFVGHPAGAIHVAWNDGPDWEINPHFVPSVRKLAGAGGERPVLLICRSGNRSAAAGEALEAAGFRNVYGVLHGFEGDLDAVHHRNAVNGWRFDGLPWEQC
- a CDS encoding homocysteine S-methyltransferase family protein, whose amino-acid sequence is MTTATASAANAQTGTAPATAQAPVQTRYTRGQALPALLESRILILDGAMGTMIQQYKLDEAQYRGTRFADFAHDVKGNNELLSLTRPDVIGEIHRKYLAAGADIIETNTFGATTIAQSDYHMEALADEMNRESARLARDACEAFSTPEKPRFAAGAIGPTPKTASISPDVNDPGARNVDFDQLRDAYYAQAKSLLEGGVDLFLVETIFDTLNAKAALFAIDELFEDTGEVLPIMISGTVTDASGRILSGQTVEAFWNSLRHARPLTFGLNCALGATLMRPYIAELAKLCNTYVSVYPNAGLPNPMSDTGFDETPDVTSGLLKEFAQAGLVNLAGGCCGTTPEHIAEIAKALANVKPRRWPSQYRNAGGDSALDASLDQ
- the metH gene encoding methionine synthase, whose translation is MRLSGLEPFNIGEGTLFVNVGERTNVTGSKAFARMILNGQFDEALAVARQQVENGAQVIDINMDEAMLDSKAAMVRFMNLIASEPDIARVPIMIDSSKWEVIEAGLKCVQGKAIVNSISLKEGKEAFVHHAKRIRRYGAAAVVMAFDEQGQADTYARKTEICERSYRVLVDEVGFPPEDIIFDPNIFAVATGIEEHNNYAVDFINATRWIKQHLPGAKISGGVSNVSFSFRGNDLVREAIHTVFLYHAIQAGMDMGIVNAGQLGVYENLDPELRERVEDVVLNRREDSTERLLEIADRFKGGAQKREENLEWRNQPVEARLAHALVHGITTFIVEDTEEVRQKIHDAGGRPIQVIEGPLMDGMNVVGDLFGAGKMFLPQVVKSARVMKQAVAHLVPYIEEEKARMAAAGEDVRSKGKIVIATVKGDVHDIGKNIVTVVLQCNNFEVVNMGVMVPCAEILAKAKEEGADIIGLSGLITPSLEEMAYVASEMQRDEYFRLRNIPLLIGGATTSRVHTAVKIAPHYDGPVIYVPDASRSVSVASNLLSDDAAERYLAEVKTDYERVRQQHANRKATPMVSLAAARENKFKVDWSTYVPPKPKFIGRRVFKNYDLAELAEFIDWGPFFQTWDLAGPYPAILTDEIVGESAQRVFADGRAMLDRLIKGRWLTANGVIAMLPANVVGDDDIEIYTDESRSEVAFTWHNLRQQSERPVVDGVRRPNRSLADFIAPKDSGVADYIGVFAVTAGLGVDAKEASFLATHDDYSAIMLKALADRLAEAFAECMHARVRRDFWGYASDEQLDNDALIKEAYVGIRPAPGYPACPEHSVKGPMFKYLQAHEINMSVTESLAMLPAASVSGFYLSHPDSTYFSVGKIGPDQVEDFMERANVDEATARRLLAPQLS
- a CDS encoding MgtC/SapB family protein yields the protein MQSIQNFQLLPLLNTAVSLFVAFVLGTIIGVERQVRQRTAGLRTNVLVAVGAAAFVDLSMRLMPGDTRVIAYVVSGVGFLGAGAIMKDGASVRGLNTAATLWGSAAVGAAAGASLIVEACVVAAFVLAANTLLRPIVNRINRAPINEATSEATYALSVICARTTQRDVLDKVEAWLEASNYPVRALDIHPFGEAEVEIEALLLPTAVKAGELDALTDHLEMLPGVNQVFWSSRSDD